The following is a genomic window from Patescibacteria group bacterium.
AAAGCGTGCCGGCGGTCATGGTAATGTCCCCACTGACGGTGGCATTCTGATCAAAATCCCAGCCTCCGCCGGATCCGTTGAATATCAAATTCTGGAAAGCATCTTCTGCTTCAATAGCGAATCCAGTTGTGGTTCCAGTGAAAGTCGTGGTTTGTGTTGCTGAGAGTGAAATAGTCACTGTGCCTGCTGTGGTAAAATCTCCACCAATCGAAAGAGCATTAGTGCCCATAGTTAAACTCGCACCAGTCTCCAGATATATGTCGCCATCCATGGCGCTCTGTGTGGCGGCGGGAGAAGTGGTGATGGTACCGGCGGGAGTGTAACTCTCATTAGTTTTGATTAGCACACGATGGCCGTCTTCCACGGTAAGAGCATTCGTTGTTACAGTGTAATTAATATCATCATCATCACCATTATCGTAAACATCCAAGTTGGCATTAGAAATACTTAACGAAGCCGAATCATTATGAATTGTTAAGGAGTTTTCCTGCACAGTTATCCCGGTCACATCCCCCGTGCCGGAATACAGATTCACTGTTGCACCGTCCGGAATTTGACCTTCAATCCAGATAATCATCGCTTCATCGCCTGATGGAGCAGCTACTCCTGTAAAAGTAAACGCGCCGTTTGCATCCGCGCAGGTTGTATTGTACGTTGTACTTTGCACCCGCAGGCTGACCATATTGGTTGAGCCATCGCACTCCGTGAGGGCAGTAGATGAATTCTCATTATACACATTGCCGGAAACAGAAATACCCGTGGTGTAGGTTACGTCCAGATACGGATCGGAGGTTGTATCAGCATATTCAGTCTGACGCATGGTCGCTGTTTTAAATTGTCCAGCGCCGACAGACCAATTTGGTGTCAGCCTGAAATCGGTGTCACCTGTTTTACTTACATTTGAGTCAGGGCTTGTCAATGATTGTGATTTCCATCCGGCGGTGTTCGCCCAATTTAGGGTGCTTTGACTTGTTGTACATACACCCCAATCTGAATTATCCAGTGCGGCGCCAATAGCATTAATCCCGGAGTAATACTGAACACTATAGGTTGTATCAAGAGCTTTTGTTTTTGTAAATGAATCTGCATAAATATTAACATCTGACGCGGAGATAGTGGCAGTATCTGCCAAGCTAGATGTATCAAATGAAAGATAGCTATAAGCGGTTGTTATTGGGAGACTTGGAGATCCATCATTTATAGAAATGACGGATGTCGTTGCTGACGCAGTAGTTGTATAGGTAGTTCCGTCATAGGATATTTGCCCATCCGCTGCAGCTGTGGAATAAAATGTATCAGTCGGGTCAAGCGTGTTCCAACCGTCTTTTAGATTAGTTATTCGGATTTTTGTTGGCGTAACCGAAACATCGAATCCGGATTGTACTAGATCAGAAAAATCTAATAATAACTGTTCATCGATAACTAATGATGTTGGATTCGCGTTTGTTACTGCATGATTATCTGCTTCAACCAAAAACTCAATAGCCTCGATTTCCGGCAATCGGAAAAAGATATGCGACCATTTATTACCCTGATCTATTTTTTGTACTTCCAGGCGCATCTGTAATTGTGAGCGAATGTTGACCGGCAGATTATTTATTAACTGTGTATTTCCATCAATCACAACGGCTGGCCTCAGTACAAGCGGCCTGCCATTTATATTAAATGATACGCTACTGTCTCCCCGATCAATAATATCAAGACTTGTTTCTATTGTATGCCAGTTATTGGACGAATCTTGATAGAAATTTTCTATTGGAAAGAACCGGTCATTAAACTTGCCATCTTTTTCACGAAGACGCAGCTGTTTTTCATTAACGATTTCGACTTGATTGACACCGCCGTTATCCTGGTATGATTTATGGGTCTTTTCAGCGATGCTGTCAGTCTCAATTTGCCAAGGCCTTTGTTCGGTCCAGATAGCTGTTGCGGCAAGTGGGTCCGCTCTGTCGTCAGTGCTATTATAATTATTAAATGAAACTGGGCCTACTTGAAAATGATAATCAACCAGGGCGGGTGATTCAAATTTGTAAGATAGAGTATAAGCTTCACCTTTTTTCCAATCCACTTGCCAGTTGATAGCATTATTTTTTTCATCGACGGTTGAAATTAAACCATTTTCGTTGATTGCTGCAATCTCAATTAGATTAGGGACCAATTCAATAACCGTACCAAAATAATCTTCATCTGGTACTATTTCCAGAAATACTTCATATTCTGCAATCGGATAAACTCTGCTTGGCGCAATACGAGTAATGTCAAAGGGAATATTTTTTTCCACTAAAAAACTTTCGGTTGTACTGTATGATTCACCATCGATTGTGCCAGTAAGATTTAGAACGTATCTGCCGGCAATCAGGTTATCAATGCTGGTAATATAATCCGCGTTGTTTGTTATAATTCTCGGTCCGCAATTAGGTGAGCGAAAAATTCCGTCATTGGTTGTTAGGGTTGCTAATTTTCCTTTCGGGTCAGTTATTTGAATAGAAAGATCAGCATCACAAACAAAATTTCCCTCTCTGTTGTATGCGCTAATGCTAAGATTGGCAGTCTCATCGGGGATATATACAGACTTGGAAGTATTTAATGACAAAACTCCCCAAGCGAATTCTTTTATTTTTTCTTCAATTACGCCGTCTTCTTCAATCGCAAAAGTTGCTTTATATACACCCGGTTTATCAAAGTTATCCGCTTGAATGCTATATTCTTCATGTTTTATCCCGTTTATTTCTTTTTTTTCTATTTTTGTTTCAGGCTCAGCAACGGATCCATCCGGATGAGTCAACTGGATTGATTTAATCTCTCTTTTTTTTGTTGGCACACCTAAGAATGCGAAAGTTGAATTCTTTTCAACTTCAACTGTAACAACCGGTGTGGTTTGTGAAGGTACCCCGGTATCATCTGTAATCGATATTTCTGCGAATTCCCCATTATTTTTTTTATCTTGTAAATATTGTATGTCCAAAGCAATACCATCGACGTATGCTGTCGTTGATTTAGCGGTTGGCTCGGAAACATATTCAACTCTTATTTGAAAGCTGTCGTTATTTAAAACTTTTGCTAGATCGGCAACCGGATATGTCCAAAAACCCTCATTTGTCTCATTGCTCATTTGATCAAGCAAGGCGAAAGAATCGAGGGAAGTCCAGCTTTCTCCGCCATCAATAGAATACGAAAATACTACAATATCTTCATTGCCTTCATATGTATCAGCAGCAAATGAGAATGTTACGGTTCCTAAGATTTCAACTGCTTCTGGAGGAATATTTTCTGCCAGATTAAATCCAGTACAAATAAGTTTAGAAGTAGCCAGCTCATACTGAGCAACATCCCCCAGATCTTTCAGCTGACTGTTAGTATAAAAAGCAGAATTATTTTTATTAAATTTATCCACTGATGATGAACCAAGCAAATCGATATCCTTAGCTGAATCATAATTTTCCCAGCCGGTGCATACAGTTGGGACTGTGCGTATTATGACATCACCAACAACCAATGGCCGAAATACAAACTTAATCGATTCTGCTGTTTCTGATTTCAAAGCCACATTGGCATAAATAAGCACAGTTAATGTTGCAAAAAGCGAGATCAGTACGAACGCCAATAAAGAGGGGACATTCTTCCTTTTTCTGGAATCCCGCACAATTTGTCGGACCAATTCTAAATTATTATTCTTATTACGCATTATTTGTTTGTTTTTTTGCTGAAAATAAAACGATTAAGATCTTCCTGGCTAAAACGCCACTGCCCAATCTTAATCGCTCTTAACTCCCCAGAATCAATATAACGATAAATTGTCCTTTCGCTGACGCGCAGGATTTCCGTAACTTCTTTGAGAGTCAGTAATTGCTCCATTTATCTGGAAATTCTTTTGTTTTTTACTCTAATTTATATATCTTATTTTAGCATAATGCAACGAAAAAGTCAAGAGATGATTTGTACCTATGTGTCTTATAATGACATGTAATGTCATAATTTGACAATCAGTATATAATAATTTGTAGCTAATATTAGCTAAATTTATTGTAAAATGCTTCTGCATCCATTAATCAAAATCGAAATAATATTGCTAAAATGAGCGAATTATTCGGATAAAAAAACGGATGCAGCTTTTTGGCATGCATCCTTGCCTCTTTCGAGGTGGTGTTCAGATGGATTTCCGGAGAGATTCCGGCAGATCAAGGAGACAGAGAGCGACGTCCGACGACATAATGACATCATCCACGGCGAGCGCAACAGCGTCGTGATCCTTCCCGTAGATGATAACTAGGCGATGCTCGGCCGGTACGAATGGAGTTCCGTTCTCCTGCAGAACGGCACCTGCCGTTTTTCCTTTATGCTTCTTCTCAATTCGGAGCCATGTCGCCATAGCAATGATCTCCCGAGGTTGAAGTCCTCCCAACCTACTGGATCGTCCAGCAATCAGTTATCGCCACCATAGCACAAGCAGGTATTTTGTAAAGGATATAGATATGAATGAGAAAAAATTGAAAAAACAAAAAATGCCCCCGCAGGGGCATTCAACTATATCCTAATTCAGTCTTTGAATTTAAATGTTTTCCAGGCGATCAGGAATGATAAAATAATCCAGCCACCCATAAAAGCAAGCTGTGTCCAAATGTCTTTGAGCGATTCACCATTAACAGAGATTGCTCTTAGCGCTTCAATCATCGGCGTCAGCGGAAGGAATTTTACAACTTTGCCTACAACTGTCGGTAAGGCTTCTGGTGAAAAGAAAACTCCGGAGAAAAACATCATCGGCATCGTTACTACTTGAGAAAGTGATTCAGCCGTCTTGGTATTTTTGGCGTAACCGGCTACCGCAAAACCAAGATTTAAAAATATTAAACTGCCGACGATACATACACCGTAGATCAAGAAAATGTTTCCATAAACATTAACGTCAAATACTTGCTGTGCAACGAGAATGATTAAAGAAATCTGAATCAGGTTTAAGAAAAGATAGGAAGTCACTTCAGCGATTAAAAAGTTTCGGACTTTAAGCGGAGTCGCGGAAAGTCGTTTCAAAAGTTTTCTCTCACGGTATTGGCTTATCCCCGTGGAAATACCAATCACCGCTGACATCATAATTGCCATAGCCAGAATTCCGGGCATGATGATATCAATGTATTTAACCTCTTTAGACAGGATGCTCTCTGTCGTATAACTGAAAATTTTCGGTGTATTAGCGATGCCCATATTCATCTGGTCCACAAATTTATCAACTACGCTAAGTGCTAACTGATTAACTGTGATGTTGGATTCATCGTAATACACTTCAATCGGCGAGGGGGTCGTTTGTTCAATATTGCCCTGTATTTGCTGGTCTAAAGCAGGTATAGCGCCGGAAAAGCTGTCCGGGATTACAATAATAATATTAACATCGCCGGCTTGCAGTTGTTCTTTTGCTAAATCCAGATTTTCCGGAGAGTCTATTTTTTTCAGGAATTCAATTTCTTCTATGCCTTTCTGAAACTGCTGAGAAAGTTCAGAATTTGCCCGATCAAAAATGATATAATTGGCGTTGCCCATTTTAGTGAAATCAAACAGGCCAAAAATAATGATGAACATCAGGGGAAAGGCCAGCGACCAGAAAACTGCCTGCTTGTCGCGGAAAGTCATTTTAATATTGGACCAGATTAGTTTGAACATATTAGTCTCTTAGTTTCTTTCCGGTTAGTTCGATAAATACGTCTTCCAGTCCGGCAGTCACTACTTCCAACTCCTGCATGAAGACATTATTTTGCTCCGCCCACTTATAGAGCTTTGGCAGTACCTCATTGCTGTGCGTTACCTTCAGATAATATTTGTGTTCAGAATCATTTTTTACTTCCAGAATTCCATCCACGGATTTTAATGAATCAATATTAAACTGCTCATCTGCATAGAAATTAATACGCGCGGAAGAATGCAAATTTCTGATTAAATTTTTTGGTGTATCAAGTGAAACAATTTTACCCATATCCATAATACCTACTCTGTTGCATAAATATTCCGCTTCTTCCATATAGTGCGTTGTGATAACAACAGTTTTTCCTTGCTCATTGATTTTTTTGATAAATTCCCACATGGAACGTCGCGCCTGCGGATCCAGTCCGGTAGTCGGCTCATCCAGAAATACCACTTCCGGGTCGTTCACCAAAGCGGCACAGATTGAGAACCGCTGTTGCTGTCCGCCGGAGAGCTGTTTAATCAGGGCTTTCTTCTTATCTCTCAATTGAACTATGTCTAATAATTTATCCGGGTCAATCGCCTTGTGATAAAAAGTTCCGAACAGCTCCAGGATTTCACCCAGTTTGAGAAATTCATAATAAGCGGAAGACTGCAGTTGGATGCCGATCAGGTTTTTTACTTTACTTAGTTCTTTATGTGTGTTTATTCCTTTAATCAGTGTTTCTCCGCCAGTGGGATCCTGCAGACCTTCAATAATTTCCAAGGTCGTTGTTTTGCCCGCGCCGTTCGGTCCGAGCAGACCAAAAACCTCCCCTTTTTCCACGGAAAAAGAAATCCCGTTAACCGCAACAAGATCTCCTTTTTTGTCTGGGGTTCTGAATTTCTTTACTAAATCTTTTACTTCAATAATAGACATATATTTGATTTTGACATTTTAGCAGAAATAATCAATTGCATCAACTGGAATAAAAAATGGCGCTTTACCTTAGAAATTGGTATTGCGCCGGGGGGTGCTGATCTGTTACGGAATCCTTGGTGCGGTCCGCTTCCTGACCATGTCGAGAACGATTCCGTCCAGAATCGCTAAGTGTGCCTCCTTGAAACCGTAGGTGACCTGCACGAAGGGAATGGGAATGTACTTGAGCACGCGGCGGAGGTTGATCGGAGTACCGACCACTACACAGTCGATCGCGTTTTCCTCCACCGCGACGGCGATGGTCTGATACAGATCGTCAACCTGCTCTTCACCATAGCCCATGGCGGGCAGCAGACAGCCGATGTTTGGGTATTTCTCGAACGTTTCCAGCAGACTGCCTTGCAGGAACGGACGGGGATCAACAATGATCGCTCCGGCGTTCTGCGCAGCCACGGTACCGGCCCCGGTAGCCACTCCGCCGTGGGTGGTAGTGGGGCCGTCCTCGACGACCAGTACGCGCTTGCCGCGGATGGATTCGGGATCTTCCACGGTCACCGGCGACAGATCGTTTACGATCGATGCGAAAGGATTGTGCTCCCTGATTGTCTGCTCGAGCTTGGCAATGCACTCCGGGTTGGCCGTGCTCTGCTTGCCGATGATGACGATGTCCGCCATGAGCAGGTTGTCGAACCCCGGGTAATAGTTCAGCTCGTCGCCAACACGCAGGGGATCCGCCACCACGATGTGCAGGTTGGGACGGTAAAAAGGCGTGTCGTTGTTGCCGCCATCCCAGAGGATGACGTCCGCTTCCTGTTCCGCCTGGCGGAGGATTTCCTCGTAGTCCACGCCGGCGTAGATCACGCCGCCCGCAGCGATATGGGGCTCGTACTCTTCCATCTCCTCGATAGTGCATTCGTGCTTCGTCAGGTCTTCGAGCGCGGCGAAGCGCTGCACCGCCTGCTTCGCCAAGTCACCGTAGGGCATGGGATGCCGGACGGAAACGATACGATAGCCGGCGTGTCGCAGCAAGTCCGCGATGTAACGACTGACCTGTGACTTCCCGCAGCCCGTGCGTACCGCGCAGATGCTGATCACCGGCTTGCTGCTCCTGAGCATGGTGCTGGGATGGCTCAGCAGCCGGAAATCGGCGCCGAGCACATTGGCCATCGCGGCAAGATGCGCCACATGCCGGTGAGTTACGTCGGAGTAGGAGAAGACCACCTCATCGATTCCACAATCGCTGATCAGAGCCTTTAGTTCTTCTTCTTCCACGATGGGGATGCCCGCCGGGTACAGTCCACCGGCGAGTTCGACCGGATATTTGCGTCCGGCGATGTCCGGGATCTGCGTGGCAGTGAAGGCGACGACCTCGGAGTTGGGGTCGTTCCGGAAGACGGTGTTGAAGTTGTGGAAGTCGCGTCCGGCGGCTCCCAAAATCACGATTCTGCGTCGTCTGGCCATTTGGTCACACTCCTCGGAAAAAGGGTTCGGGCAATGGACGGTGGTCGGACTCTATTGTAAACGGCGAAAAGCCGATTGTTTTCAAGAGCAAACACACCTTAAAGAATAAGGTGAGTATATTACCTTATATAAATTATTTGCCCATGTCAAGCAAAAAGGGGCTTATTTAATGCCCCGTTTTTTCATTTCTTCCGCCAGTTTTTTGGGAAATTTTTCTGGCCGACAGGAACAATTTTTACTGTGGCCCTTGTGCCAGATTATCCGTTCTTCAAAGGTAGGATTTTTTGGCATTGTGTTTTTTAAATGCCATTCTTTATTAATTGTCATTGATTAAAGATTTTAATTCTTTGATATTGTGGATGATAAAATCGGGGAAGACTGTTTTCAGTTTTTCTTCCGTGTCGATACCCCAGGTTACCGCGGCTGTCTGGACTCTAGCTGACTTGCCACTTTCCACTTCATGCCTAGTATCGCCGATAAAAATCGTTTCATCCGCTTTGAAGCTGTATTTGTCCATGATTTCTTTAATAACGATCGACTTGTCGTGGACAAGCGTGTATTTATCGGTAAAGACATCTTCCAATCCATATCTTATAATCTCTTTTTCAACATGTTCGGTCGGGTCGCCACTCAGGATTACAATTTTTTTTGCCTGCGCTTTAGCTTTTTTTAAAATTGTAACTATTCCTGGGTAAGCGGATGGTTCCGGCTGACTGGCGATTGCTTCTGTATATTCTATTTGTTCTTTTTCATGTGTTAGATATGGCATGAACCGGTTATAGAACAGCATATAAGGTTGTTGCCACTGCTGTCTGAATTCTTCATACGAAATCGGATTGACGCCATGATTTTTGAAGATTATCAGAACCGCCTGATAGACATTTCTGGTATTATCATTAATTACTCCGGACCAATCGATAATGATATTTTTAATCATATTATTTTACTAATATTTTGCTTAATTCTACAAAAAAATCTAATAATAATTTTTCGGTGTTTCCACGTAAATGTAAATCAACAACTGGATTATCCAAATTGTATTTTTTACCAACCATAACTATCAAGGCATTGGGTAAATCATCTTTAATTAGGGTATCATTAATTAAACCCACATCCTTATCTCCGACGTGAATTATAGTACAATCCTGAAACATAATTGATGATTTTTTTAACCAAATTTTTAAGCCGGCACCTTTGTTAACAAAATCAAAATTCTTACCAAATCTAGCAAAAATAATATCTTCACTACTATAGTGATTATTGAAATATTTTTTATTTTTTAAAGAGTAATCTTCAAATATCTTTCCACTTTTTGTACCTAGTAATTTATATAAATACTTTATACTATCAGAATCTTTGATGGATATATGATTAAATAATTTTTCATGTGCACTGTCCGATTTTATCAGAGGGAACTCAACTCTAAATACTTTATTCAATTTTTTACTGTCATAATCCCTCACATGCTTAATAACAGAATATTTTTTATGACACCAATCTCTGGGATTTTGAGAGAAAAAAAGATTATAATATTTATCTGCGCTATGACCATAATAAATTATTCTGCCACCAGCATGGGATAGATCAATAAATGGTAAAATGCCACTACTCACTGCATCTATAAATAATTTTATAATAAATGGGTTAATATTACTTTTTTGATTAAAAAAAATATGGCCATTATTCATAATCAGGCTACCTGATCCAAAGACTCCATTTTTTATATTTAGACCACCATTCTGAAAAGCGCTAAAACCAACCAAATCTCTACCTGTATTTGGCACTAGATTAATCTTTCTATTTTTAATCAATATTTTTATTATTTTTTTTATCCTCGGATTGATATAGTTTGAGCCTTTTTTTCTGATAACTAAAGTATTATCAAGATCTATGCTAATAATAATCTTTTTTTTACCGTCTATACAATTTTTATTAAAAAAATATTTTAATGATTTTTTCATAATATTTTACTTATTGCGCTTGATTCTATCACCCATTGGCGCAGTTCATTTGGATCGTCCATTATTTCCGCCGGTAATTCCCAGTATGACATAGTAACCGATTTAGCTTTACCCTTGGCATAGGTAAATGGTTTGCTGCCGAGCTGTTCATATCTAACTTGAGAGTTTTCGTCGGTTTTAAAATAGATTTGATCATCAGCGATGATGCCAAAAATTGTGCCATCAAGATAAAGTCCGTATCCGCCGAACATCGCGCGTGCGGTTATACCTTCTATCCGGCCCAGTAGATCATGGACGACATATTCGGAGAAATCGCCTTGCTTCATTTAATTTTTGTTAGCGCATGATTTAGTAATGTCTCTAAAAAGAAAAGATATTTTTCTGTACGCCCGCGGTTTCCTCTTGGTCCGATTGCCCATCGCTCTAAGTGTTTAGTGTTACTTACGACATCGAAATACATGCCGATGATTCTCTCCAAAATCATCAGCCAGAAGTATTTGTTAAAATCCATTACACTATAATCCTTTGGTGCTGTTTCGGCAATTTTGTGGCTGAAATCATCAAGGTATTTTAGTTGTTCATTTATTTTCCGGTAGGATTCTGTTTTCATTGTCACCCATAATGGCCAGATTAACCAGCCCAGATCATAACCAAAATATCTAAGTCCGATTTTAGCATTGTCGATCAGGCCTACTTTGCCGTTTTCGGTAATAATTATATTATCCAAAGAAAATTTCCATTTGGAAGGATATCCCTTATTCCAGAAATCCTGGTATTGATAAATCACCTTTTCAATTTCAGCATAATTTTTCAATAATTTCGCGTTTTTTCCCGATAATTTATTGTTAATTATTACTAGCCTTCCTTTTATGGCTTCCATTGTATGGGAAATATTATGACCGGGTGAAAATGAATTTTCGCCTACGCGTAATGGAACAAATTTATCTATGAAACGCGTTCTGTTTTTATAACCCGTAGAGGAAGATTCATCTTCCGGTGATTGTTTGTGCATAGAAAAACTCTGTTCCAGATTAACTTCTTTTCCTATCGTCTGGAATTCCCAAAACGCAGATAATAATTTTTCCTGTAATTTCGGTTCGATTTTTCCCTCGCCAGCAATTTCAGAATTTATTTCACTGGCCAGTATACCTTCCAAAAATTCTTCTAGCTCAAAAGGGATGCCGATATTGTCCTGCGCGATCAGTTTTGGGATAATTAAAAATTCGCCCAGGTATCCTTCGGGGAAGAATTGGGCTGGCCTTGTTTCTCCGATGCGAAGAATAAACTTTTCTCCCGAAGAATTTTCGCATAATGAAACATCTTTCTTCCCTGATTCGTTTTCAAAAGTGTCATAGGTACGAATAACGGTAAGAGCTTTAGATTGAACAAGCTCTTTTTTTCTTTTTAATATATCTGCTGGTTTAAATTCTCGGTTACTCAACTTTTTTCCCGATATAGCGGATCATATTATGGATTCCTACTGCACTGTCTTTGTAGGATTCTCCTAAATTGTCTACTGAAATTGTTTTAAAATCTTTGGTAAATTCTTTTACCGTATCAACATTAAAAAAACGCATATTAATATTTTTTTCCATGGCAAAAAAATCTTTTTCAATCAGCGTGCCGGTCTGATATTCCGGGTCACTGGTTGAATTAACCATGAAGGCGATTATTCCGCCGATTTTTAAGACCCGCTTTATTTCTTTGAATATTTCTTTTGTGGTAGCTGTATCAAAATAATGCAGGGCTAGATGAGAATAGACTACGTCAAATTCCTGGTTAATATATGGCAGTTTTTTCGATAAATCCACTTCCTCGACTTTAATCTTTTTTTTCAGATGTGCAGGGATATTTGTTTCGTTCAGACCTAATGCGAAATCTTCAAAATCCGTTGATACAACATCTAGCCCGTTTTCGGCGAAAAAGCGGCTGTCCTGTCCCTGACCCGCGCCTAAATCAAGTATTTTCCCAGTTTTGGGAAAGTACTGGATAGCAAATTCCGAAAAAATTGAGGGTTTATTAATCCAATCCTGCCTTGAATAATGCGCGTGGGCCTTTGTCCAGTACCGATTACTCATATATGTTGTGATTTATTACCTGATTCTATTTTATCCCTTTTCAGAAAAAATATAAACAGCCAAATTACACCGGTAAAAAAGATGATTCTTTGTAATAAGCCCATCGAAGCATCCAGATATCCGTCTCTGATTAAAATGACGAACAGGGAACTGGCGAAAATAGTCATTAAAAATGCGCCATGGAAAAGCCTTTCATTTATACTTTTTGATGTCAGAATAGAGGAGAATACACTTAAGTTTAAGAACATTCCAGTTGAAACCGCAAATGCAAAATGCAAACCAGATTCTATTTCCGAATATGGTATGCCCTCAGCAAAGGGTCTTGATGAAAATATTCCGCAGAGTAATACGGATATACCGTAAAATACTATTAGTATGTCGGTAACTCGTACCTTCCTACTGTTTTTAATCATTAGTAATGCACCGGCTGTAAATAATATGCCGAAACTAAAAAAACCCATCTGCATGATCCAAGCGAGGGAATAATTTTGTGCTGCTAGTTGGCTCAGTGAATGATTTTGCCAGTTATAGCCCGATGTTGAAAAAATATGGGCGATGATAGTGCATAGGGCAAAAATTATGATACTTGAATATATCAGTTGAGCATCCAGTTTCATGGCATCGATTTTCATTATACATTTTTGTTATTCAGAGCCTCTTGTCAGAAAATCAATTATCGGCTGGATTGCTTCCTTGTTTACATTTTCCGGTTGATTATCATGTTTTTTGGCCAGAGATTTTTGCAGATAATTTAATTTTTTATGGTCCACCATTCCGGGAATTTTTATGTATCCGGCTAATGAGTTTCTAATATCTTCCGGTATCATTTCAAAAGATAGTTTACTTTCTTTTTTATCGGGGTGGACTAAACCGACGGAAAATAAATATACTGCTTTTTCTTTTAGCATATTCCAATTGCTAACAAGAAATTTTCCGATCTGAATCCTGCCCATATAGGTTCTGCCACCGATTACGATTGTATCATAATTGATCAGGTTTTTTGAATCAAAATCGTCAATATTTGCAATATCCGATTCCGGATATGCTTCATGAACCCATTCAGCATATTGCTTAGTGGTTCCCCATTTTGATTTGTATAAGATTAAAGTATTCATATAGCTTCAAATATTATACACCTTGTCAGGAGTATTGTGTAATAAAGCAGATTTTTTAGATTAAAGTAATATTGAAGTCAAAACTCAGTCGATAATTGTTACTTCAATGTATGATCCGATATCCGGTTTTCCGTCGGCGCCCAAGATAACACTGATCGGCTCTCCAACAATTTGTCTTCGAACACTGTCTGTATATCCGCGTACGCCCATCTGTACAGCGCCGTCATTTTCTAATTCCTCATAATTGAAACCGGTGCGATAATCACATCCTGAACGGGCCACGCGCATTTTTGATATGATTGGGCTGGAATAAAAACCCACTTCATAAGAAGCATCCTTAACCACGCCGTCGGCGAAATTCACCTTGATGATAACATCTGATTCGTCGACCCAGCCACAAAGCTTATCTTTATCTGTTTCTGTATCAGTATTTACGTTTTCATTCAGGACTGATACAGCATTCACGTTTATATTTTGGTTTTGTACTTGCTCGGTTTTTTTCGTACAGCC
Proteins encoded in this region:
- a CDS encoding flavodoxin domain-containing protein translates to MNTLILYKSKWGTTKQYAEWVHEAYPESDIANIDDFDSKNLINYDTIVIGGRTYMGRIQIGKFLVSNWNMLKEKAVYLFSVGLVHPDKKESKLSFEMIPEDIRNSLAGYIKIPGMVDHKKLNYLQKSLAKKHDNQPENVNKEAIQPIIDFLTRGSE